A region of Micromonospora sp. WMMD882 DNA encodes the following proteins:
- a CDS encoding BTAD domain-containing putative transcriptional regulator, whose amino-acid sequence MEVIHEDRRLDIPGVRARTILAILAANRDRSVQVEDLIETVWDGHPPSTARSQIQICVSQIRRILAAVGRKEALATRFGGYLLRLSPVELDAGRFELLVTESRHLNADGQTTEAVARLREADALWYGTTLASVPGEQVDAWRRLLDERRGAAVEERIRLELTLGRHDELIGELEALIAAHPLRERLHAHLMIALYRADRQADALQAYRRARALFVDQLGIEPSAELSRLEHAILSHAPHLDPPARPRPAAAGPVASTVPRQLPGDLADFTGRHKLVTEIRDVVTVDDPGPDHRGVAPLAVVTGPGGVGKTSLAVHVAHSLVDRFPDGQLYADLGGLSTTPERPAEVLDRFLRALGVAGAAIPDNLTERMALYRSRLAGRRVLILLDNAADEAQVASLLPNTAGCAVIVTSRARLGTLAGTHEVDVDALTAEQSVALLRQIVGERILAEPVEVEELARLCGWLPLALRIAGARLASRPHWRVSRLVERLRDRSHLLDELVHRDLCIRTTIGLSYHTLPERTRWLLRRLVLLDCADFPLWVTAPLLDERASVLEDLLEQLVDVRLLEAQTDPTSGATRYRMHDLVRVFARERLLAEDPPEVRQTLVGQVLGAWLAVAEEAHRREYGGDFTVVHGSAARWPVPPAVTDELLLRPMDWLELERRNLVCAVRQAGALGFDELCWDLAFTLVTLFETRSYFDEWAETADIALAATRRAGNLRGEGITLHSLGAMHMFLRDPGQAERMLTAALRILGPLNEPHAVALVQRNLAYLCRLRGDDVAALRSYEAALTGLSAAGDRVGRAHVLVSIAGIRLAQGDRSAARALLGEALTICRDAGARRVEAQVLHRLGELYLHAGELDRAESSFQGTLDIVRATSDRTGEAYALHGLGTVYGRSGRLAKARVVLTRSRQLAAQVVERLVEAQAWYELSQLADRDPVEAADQLRRAADIFHDMQARVWHARALRALEDVSG is encoded by the coding sequence ATGGAGGTCATCCACGAAGACCGCCGGCTGGACATTCCCGGGGTCCGCGCCCGCACCATCCTGGCCATCCTCGCCGCCAACCGGGACCGGTCGGTGCAGGTGGAAGACCTGATCGAGACGGTATGGGACGGCCATCCGCCGTCCACCGCCCGGTCCCAGATCCAGATCTGCGTGTCGCAGATCCGGCGCATCCTCGCCGCGGTGGGCCGCAAGGAGGCGCTGGCCACGCGGTTCGGCGGTTACCTGCTGCGACTGTCCCCTGTCGAGCTGGATGCCGGGCGGTTCGAGCTGCTCGTCACCGAGAGCAGACACCTCAACGCGGACGGGCAGACGACGGAGGCGGTGGCCCGGCTCCGGGAGGCCGACGCGCTCTGGTACGGCACCACCCTGGCCAGCGTGCCGGGGGAGCAGGTGGACGCCTGGCGTCGGCTGCTCGACGAGCGACGCGGCGCCGCCGTCGAGGAACGGATCCGGCTGGAGTTGACGCTCGGCCGCCACGACGAGCTGATCGGCGAGCTGGAGGCCCTGATCGCGGCGCACCCGCTGCGGGAACGGCTGCACGCCCACCTGATGATCGCCCTCTACCGGGCCGACCGGCAGGCCGACGCGCTCCAGGCGTACCGGCGGGCCCGCGCGCTCTTCGTGGACCAACTCGGCATCGAGCCGAGCGCCGAGCTGAGCCGGCTGGAACACGCCATCCTCTCGCACGCCCCGCACCTCGACCCGCCGGCGCGGCCCCGGCCCGCCGCCGCCGGTCCGGTCGCCTCGACCGTCCCGCGTCAGCTCCCGGGCGATCTGGCCGACTTCACCGGACGGCACAAGCTCGTCACCGAGATCAGGGACGTGGTGACCGTCGACGACCCGGGGCCCGACCATCGGGGCGTCGCCCCGCTGGCGGTGGTGACCGGCCCGGGCGGGGTGGGCAAGACCAGCCTCGCCGTTCACGTCGCGCACTCGCTCGTGGACCGCTTCCCCGACGGGCAGCTCTACGCCGACCTGGGTGGGTTGTCCACCACCCCGGAGCGTCCGGCGGAGGTGCTGGACCGTTTCCTGCGGGCGCTGGGGGTCGCCGGCGCGGCCATCCCCGACAACCTCACCGAACGGATGGCGTTGTACCGCAGCCGGCTCGCCGGCCGGCGGGTGCTGATCCTGCTGGACAACGCCGCCGACGAGGCCCAGGTGGCGTCGTTGCTGCCCAACACGGCCGGCTGCGCGGTGATCGTGACCTCCCGGGCCCGGCTCGGCACGCTCGCCGGCACGCACGAGGTCGACGTGGACGCCCTCACCGCCGAGCAGAGCGTCGCCCTGCTGCGGCAGATCGTCGGTGAGCGGATCCTCGCCGAGCCGGTGGAGGTGGAGGAGCTGGCCCGGCTCTGCGGCTGGCTGCCGCTGGCGTTGCGGATCGCCGGCGCTCGGCTCGCCAGCCGCCCGCACTGGCGGGTGAGCCGCCTGGTGGAACGCCTCCGGGACCGGTCCCACCTCCTCGACGAGTTGGTCCACCGGGACCTCTGCATCCGCACCACCATCGGGCTCAGCTACCACACCCTGCCGGAACGGACCCGGTGGCTGCTGCGCCGGCTGGTGCTGCTCGACTGCGCGGACTTCCCGCTCTGGGTCACCGCGCCGCTGCTCGACGAACGGGCCTCGGTGCTGGAGGACCTGCTGGAGCAACTGGTGGACGTGCGGTTGCTGGAGGCGCAGACCGACCCGACCAGCGGCGCCACCCGGTACCGGATGCACGACCTGGTCCGGGTCTTCGCCCGGGAGCGGCTGCTGGCCGAGGATCCTCCCGAGGTCCGGCAGACCCTGGTGGGCCAGGTGCTCGGCGCCTGGCTGGCCGTGGCGGAGGAGGCCCACCGCCGGGAGTACGGCGGCGACTTCACCGTCGTGCACGGGTCGGCGGCGCGCTGGCCCGTGCCGCCGGCGGTGACCGACGAGCTGCTGCTGCGCCCGATGGACTGGCTGGAGCTGGAGCGGCGCAACCTGGTCTGCGCCGTCCGGCAGGCCGGCGCGCTCGGCTTCGACGAGCTCTGCTGGGATCTGGCCTTCACCCTGGTCACGCTCTTCGAGACGCGCAGTTACTTCGACGAGTGGGCGGAGACCGCCGACATCGCCCTGGCCGCCACCCGACGGGCCGGCAACCTGCGCGGCGAGGGCATCACCCTGCACTCGCTCGGCGCGATGCACATGTTCCTGCGGGACCCGGGGCAGGCCGAGCGGATGCTGACCGCCGCGCTGCGGATCCTCGGCCCGCTCAACGAGCCGCACGCGGTGGCGCTGGTGCAGCGCAACCTCGCCTACCTGTGCCGGCTACGGGGTGACGACGTGGCCGCCCTGCGCAGCTACGAGGCGGCGCTGACCGGGCTCTCCGCCGCCGGCGACCGGGTCGGCCGGGCGCACGTGCTGGTGAGCATCGCCGGCATCCGGCTCGCCCAGGGCGACCGGTCGGCCGCCCGCGCCCTGCTCGGTGAGGCGCTGACCATCTGCCGGGACGCCGGGGCCCGCCGGGTGGAGGCGCAGGTGCTGCACCGGCTGGGCGAGCTGTACCTGCACGCCGGTGAGCTGGACCGGGCCGAGAGCTCCTTCCAGGGCACCCTGGACATCGTCCGGGCGACCTCCGACCGCACCGGTGAGGCGTACGCGCTGCACGGGCTCGGCACGGTGTACGGCCGCAGCGGACGGCTGGCCAAGGCGCGGGTGGTGCTGACCCGTTCCCGGCAGCTCGCCGCGCAGGTCGTCGAGCGCCTGGTGGAGGCGCAGGCGTGGTACGAGCTGTCCCAGTTGGCCGACCGTGACCCGGTGGAGGCGGCCGACCAGTTGCGCCGGGCGGCGGACATCTTCCACGACATGCAGGCGCGGGTGTGGCACGCGCGGGCCCTGCGCGCCCTGGAGGACGTGTCGGGCTGA
- a CDS encoding pyridoxal-dependent decarboxylase: MQESLRASTVTSGPLGDHGESVLPPAGSIAGLDYVQALTAVALDTLREVSLNRPGPVTPGGPAAVREAAGRALAGPLLPADPGYPMDTFRRFVRDYATWSVDVSHPSAVARMQCPPTPVAAAAELVMGILNQSLHAWESGPYALELERYVIRELGELVGYGPDAGGTISAGGSISNLMAVLAARDRVLYERFGRNPFAEGLTGLGKRPVVLATDATHFSIGRAVGLVGLGTDMIVRVPSDDLGRLFPEQLEQTLATLPEDTVPVAVIACVGSTDQGWVDDVAALAEVTRRHGVWLHADAAYGGGALFSPRLRPRVAGIEQADSVTLDLHKFGWTAATSGIFLVRDASVMEPLAQQTTTLNADDDAEAGFIGLYGSSVQATRRAEAFKIAVTMNALGRDGMAAMVDGCHDLACYAADRVEAEPKLELAARPSLSTVLLRYHGADDPDAFNGELRRRLMTEGKVLMARTRVRRPDGSSPVFLKLMLLNPATTTAELDRVVDDILTTAADLDRSAQPNR; the protein is encoded by the coding sequence ATGCAAGAGAGCCTTCGGGCGTCGACGGTGACCAGCGGACCGTTGGGCGACCACGGGGAGAGCGTGCTGCCGCCGGCCGGCAGCATCGCCGGACTGGACTACGTGCAGGCCCTGACCGCGGTGGCCCTGGACACCCTGCGCGAGGTCAGCCTGAACCGCCCGGGGCCGGTGACGCCCGGCGGGCCGGCGGCGGTCCGCGAGGCCGCCGGACGGGCGCTGGCCGGGCCGCTGCTGCCCGCCGACCCCGGCTACCCGATGGACACCTTCCGCCGCTTCGTCCGCGACTACGCGACCTGGTCGGTGGACGTCAGCCACCCGTCGGCGGTGGCCCGGATGCAGTGTCCGCCCACCCCGGTCGCCGCCGCCGCCGAGCTGGTCATGGGCATCCTGAACCAGTCCCTGCACGCGTGGGAGAGCGGCCCGTACGCCCTCGAACTGGAGCGTTACGTGATCCGCGAGCTGGGTGAGCTGGTCGGGTACGGCCCGGACGCCGGAGGCACGATCTCCGCCGGTGGCAGCATCTCCAACCTGATGGCCGTGCTGGCCGCCCGGGACCGGGTGCTGTACGAGCGGTTCGGCCGCAACCCGTTCGCCGAGGGTCTGACCGGCCTGGGGAAGCGGCCGGTGGTGCTGGCCACCGACGCCACCCACTTCTCGATCGGCCGGGCCGTCGGCCTGGTCGGCCTCGGCACCGACATGATCGTCCGGGTTCCGTCGGACGACCTGGGCCGGCTCTTCCCCGAGCAGTTGGAGCAGACCCTGGCGACGCTGCCCGAGGACACCGTCCCGGTGGCCGTCATCGCCTGCGTCGGCTCGACCGACCAGGGCTGGGTGGACGACGTGGCGGCGCTGGCCGAGGTGACCCGCCGGCACGGCGTGTGGCTGCACGCCGACGCCGCGTACGGCGGCGGGGCGCTCTTCTCGCCCCGGCTGCGTCCCCGGGTGGCCGGCATCGAGCAGGCCGACTCGGTCACCCTGGACCTGCACAAGTTCGGCTGGACCGCGGCGACCTCCGGCATCTTCCTGGTCCGCGACGCGAGCGTGATGGAGCCGCTGGCCCAGCAGACCACCACCCTCAACGCCGACGACGACGCCGAGGCCGGGTTCATCGGCCTGTACGGCAGCTCGGTGCAGGCCACCCGCCGGGCGGAAGCCTTCAAGATCGCCGTCACGATGAACGCCCTGGGCCGCGACGGGATGGCCGCCATGGTGGACGGCTGCCACGACCTCGCCTGCTACGCCGCCGACCGGGTCGAGGCGGAGCCGAAGCTGGAGCTGGCCGCCCGGCCGTCGCTGAGCACGGTGCTGCTGCGCTACCACGGCGCCGACGACCCCGACGCCTTCAACGGCGAGCTGCGGCGGCGGCTGATGACCGAGGGCAAGGTGCTGATGGCCCGTACCCGGGTGCGCCGGCCGGACGGCTCGTCCCCGGTGTTCCTCAAGTTGATGCTGCTCAACCCGGCCACCACCACCGCCGAGCTGGACCGGGTCGTCGACGACATCCTGACCACCGCCGCCGACCTGGACCGGTCGGCCCAGCCGAACCGTTGA
- a CDS encoding EamA family transporter, producing MTASAETSSSPTDDRPGPPRSTDDPPGRVPARPTDDPPGGPARSTDDPPGRAGGRLGLLAVVVATALWGFGGTVASDLFDGGLRPAELVAARTLITLLGLGLLLAVVRRSAGQRRREPIDWPLVIAFGLAIAVANVCLFLAISHLPVAVAMVLQNLAPAFVVGWLVLLGRARLGVRIVVGLLLALAGVALVVELPTTPLGQVDLLGVGFGIATAAGVAAFSVLGSRATRRYGALRANTYAFAVSGVAWLAYFAPQGVPEIVTRHDLLPGVLFVAVLGTLAPFVLFSWGTARVGAHAGAVNISLEPVFSAALAWSWLGQTLNAVQIAGGVLVIGAVVYLQRLRVG from the coding sequence ATGACGGCATCCGCCGAGACGTCCTCCTCACCCACCGACGACCGCCCCGGCCCGCCCCGGTCCACGGACGATCCGCCCGGCCGCGTCCCGGCCCGGCCGACGGACGATCCACCCGGTGGACCGGCCCGGTCGACGGACGATCCGCCCGGCCGCGCCGGAGGGCGGCTCGGGCTGCTCGCGGTCGTCGTGGCCACCGCGCTCTGGGGGTTCGGTGGCACCGTCGCCAGCGACCTGTTCGACGGCGGCCTGCGCCCCGCGGAGCTGGTCGCGGCCCGCACCCTGATCACCCTCCTCGGGCTCGGCCTGCTGCTCGCCGTCGTCCGGCGGTCCGCCGGGCAGCGTCGCCGCGAGCCGATCGACTGGCCGTTGGTGATCGCCTTCGGCCTGGCGATCGCGGTCGCCAACGTGTGTCTCTTCCTGGCCATCAGCCACCTGCCGGTGGCGGTGGCCATGGTGCTGCAGAACCTCGCCCCGGCCTTCGTGGTCGGCTGGCTGGTGCTGCTCGGCCGGGCCCGGCTCGGCGTCCGGATCGTCGTCGGCCTGCTCCTCGCCCTCGCCGGGGTCGCCCTGGTGGTGGAGCTGCCGACCACGCCGCTGGGCCAGGTGGACCTGCTCGGCGTCGGCTTCGGCATCGCCACCGCCGCCGGCGTCGCCGCCTTCTCCGTGCTGGGCAGTCGGGCCACCCGCCGGTACGGGGCGCTGCGGGCCAACACGTACGCCTTCGCCGTCTCCGGCGTGGCCTGGCTGGCGTACTTCGCGCCACAGGGCGTACCGGAGATCGTGACCCGGCACGACCTGCTGCCCGGCGTGCTGTTCGTCGCCGTGCTGGGCACGTTGGCCCCCTTCGTGCTCTTCTCCTGGGGCACCGCCCGGGTCGGCGCGCACGCCGGGGCGGTGAACATCAGCCTGGAGCCGGTGTTCAGCGCCGCGCTCGCGTGGAGCTGGCTCGGCCAGACGCTCAACGCGGTGCAGATCGCCGGCGGGGTGCTCGTCATCGGCGCGGTGGTCTATCTGCAACGACTTCGGGTGGGTTGA